Within Macaca nemestrina isolate mMacNem1 chromosome 12, mMacNem.hap1, whole genome shotgun sequence, the genomic segment CTTTTGAGCTGAACAACGTAGCTTGAAAGAAAACTGAGGTCAAGAAACCAGACTGGGGCTGGTGTTCCCTATCTGCCAAGGAATAGGAAGGTGATATAAAGGGAGGAGACAGGTGGCTCAAATCAGAGTACCTGCTTGGTTCACAATGCTAAGACGTGAGTTATCCTAGGTCAGATGAAATTGTCAaaactgtagaaaaaaaaattgaagaattaTCTTCAGCTCCTTAACAACTCTGCACCTGAGTTTACTTCTTCACAAAACAAATGTTATCAATAAAGGCAATCTAGAAATTCCCTATTAAAAAGCATCAAAGCTACTGTGCAATTCTAGAGTGATGAGTATACCAGAGGGTAGAAGCAGTTAATAGCTAGGTAGACAATTAACAACCCAAGAAACAAGAGCAAATAGAAAAAAGCTGCAGCTCTAAGAGTCAGCAGCGGAGTAACTATGGACTCAGGATTAGAACTATATTAGAATATATAGGcaatgagaaaataatgaaagTCAATGTGTAATGTTATATATTGGATGGATTGGAGGTATACAAAGTACTAACTAAAATTGAAAAGTATCACTTCTACTAAGAGGAAGAGGGATTAAAGAAAGATAGAGGTATAGAGAGTATATTTGTAAGAATACAGCGCTCTCTAGAAGTGACACCAGGAACTGAAACCGATGTGTAAGATTTTCCTAAAGTTTTTAATTATAACTTTCTACATCTGTGTCTTTGTGAGCATATGTAACTTCTCCTTTTACCAGCTCAAGTAACAACATTTATTGCCTCACTGGAACTGTcacctcaggggaaaaaaaattgttcagctggatgtgaaaataaaattgtaatttatttctgttctaaaaACTATTGTTTTAAAGGAGATAATTAAATTGTTCTACTATATTAAAGtgactttattttgcttttatatgcACATGAGTCATGTCATTGTTTAAAATGGTTCAGGGACATATACTCAATTAATTTGGTTTTAAATTatggtattaaaaaaataaaactctttgaTAAGCTCAGGGGAAAACTACTGTCTTCTTCCCACTCCTAAAATTCAATTGGAATTGACTCAGCAACCAGAATGCCTATGGATAAGACTGCCCCAAGTTCCTTTCTTTCCTAAGCATAATTCAAGTCCTGACAATTTCCTACCTTCAATCCCATCTTCCTCTAAGACCCCTCACATTAGGACCCCATGAACCCTTGGATTGGAGCAGCTGGAACATAGCCTGGCGGATTGTCTTGGTCTTCAAGCTGTAAATGATAGGGTTCAGCACAGGTGGTAAGAGCAGATAAATATTGGCCAAAGTGCTACAGAGCACCCTTGGGGTAGAGTGGAAGAGGCGGTGTGCCAAAGAGAGGCTGATCATTGGCACATAGAAAACAGTGACCGCACAGATGTGACAGACACAAGTGCTGAGAGCTTTTTGTTGCTTCTTTCGGGCCACAATGCTCAGAACAGTACGGAGGATCAGGACATaggagaaaagaataaacaatacGTCAGTGCCGTTCAGGTATAGCTGAAGAAACAATCCCCAAAAACTGCTGATCCAAGGTTTGGAATAGGTGTATTTGATCACTTCTGGGTGGTAGCAAAATGGATGGGAAAGCTCATGACCCCCATGAAAAGATGCAGTGTTTATGGCTACAACAACGGGAAGTAAGAAAACTACTGGTCTAATGCAGATGACCAGCCCTATCACCAGGATCATCCTGTCCGTGAGGGTAGCAGCATAGTTCAGTGGGTTACAGATAGCTACGAAGCGGTCAAAGGCCATGGTTACCAGCACCGAGGACTCCAGCAAGGAGAAGGCATGCACAAAGAACATTTGAATGAAGCAAGCTTTAAAGCTGATCTCCCGTGCATGAAACCAGAGAACACCAAGCACAGTGGGAAGGGTCGTAATGGTCAGGCATAGATCAACAGCTGCCAGCATGGAGAGGAAATAATACATGGGCTTGTGGAGTCTCCGCTTAGTAATGATGACAAGAAAAATCATACTGTTtcccaagagggcaatggtgtaGAGACAGCATACTGGAATGGAGATCCAGACATGAGCACGTTCCAGCCCAGGGAATGCAGTGAGGAGGAAAGTTGAGGAAGACGAAGTGGTGTTATTGAATATTGCCATGGTTGGTTGAAGACACTGAActatgaggaaagaaaaataattaagattctttatatatatatcatacatttAATTAGTCATTTTACGTACAATTGTAAATTTAAGGTagttatttctcttctgttttaaaGACAGGAAATGGACCCAGGAGGGTTAAATAGTATGTCTAGactaaaatagttaaaatacagattcaaaTTCAAAACCAAATTTACTAACTCCAAAGTCTATTATTTTTTACTAAACTTCTGATGATCAGAAAGGCCAGGCTAATGAGACAATTTGGAGAGCTGAATGTTGTAATTTcgttcttttaaaatacaaaaacttttaaTGTCCTCTTATATTTGTATATGATGTATAGGAGGGATGGAGATGAGAAATAAGCAAAATAGAGAACTATGTTCTCATGACTCATCTAAAGAAGAATGTTTGTGGAGTccaagtgtttttaaaattatgtataaaagtCTACAtatgtttgtattgtttttgtcttCATGTGCTGATGAATGCAAGGGGCATTTGGGGGTGCAAAAGTAACTAAGCGATGAGATGCTTATAAAGCAGATGTCAGTTGTCCTCTGTTCTTTGAATGGTATCTCATAAAGGCAAAGAAGAAATGACACTGGATAACGCAAAGGGGGcaagaggagaggagacagtgGCTCAGTTTGCTGCTGGGGAAATTTTCCCTGTGGAATGGAGACAGAAGAAGCAGCAGAGGGCTTTCTCTCTGTGAGGTCATACAGTCTGGAGCCAGTGGTAGGTCAAAGTTCAGTTCCTAAGTTTATCAAGGTTTTCTCAACATTGCCAGCTAACCAGAGCAATATGTAAGTGCTTTCTCTCTTCAGGTACAAGTCTCCATCTGACTGGCCAGGAAGAAGGTAGCATCTGCCCATTCATATACAGAAGACCAGGTGAAATTGTTTGAATAACACTCACTCAACTCAATA encodes:
- the LOC105468651 gene encoding olfactory receptor 51T1 gives rise to the protein MAIFNNTTSSSSTFLLTAFPGLERAHVWISIPVCCLYTIALLGNSMIFLVIITKRRLHKPMYYFLSMLAAVDLCLTITTLPTVLGVLWFHAREISFKACFIQMFFVHAFSLLESSVLVTMAFDRFVAICNPLNYAATLTDRMILVIGLVICIRPVVFLLPVVVAINTASFHGGHELSHPFCYHPEVIKYTYSKPWISSFWGLFLQLYLNGTDVLFILFSYVLILRTVLSIVARKKQQKALSTCVCHICAVTVFYVPMISLSLAHRLFHSTPRVLCSTLANIYLLLPPVLNPIIYSLKTKTIRQAMFQLLQSKGSWGPNVRGLRGRWD